The DNA segment AAACCACGAAGTCCTTGCTTTGCTTGGGGCCGTAGGTATTGAAAAACCTAAATATGGTATATTCCAAGCCAAACTCTTGCTCATAAGAGCGCAAGAAGGCCTCGCCGATATTCTTCACAATAGCATATGGTAGACGTGAGTTTAAAGGCGTTGTTTGTTCGTTTTGGGGAATCTCTACGGGTTCGCCATAAACTTCCGAGCTGCTGGAGTAAAGAACCCGCTTCACGCCAGTGTTCTTACTCAAGTTGAGTACATTCTTGATTCCTGCAATATCGTCAAGCACCTTCACAGGGTTTTTTAGTGTCCGCTTCACTCCTACGAGCGCTGCATAGTGAAACACATAATCAAACTGATAGGCATAGAAAACGGACGAAATATCTTCGTATAGATTGACATCACACTTGATGAAATGAATGTTATCGTGAACTCCCTTTGGAACATTTCCAAGGCTTCCCGTTCTCAAATTATCGACAATCACGATGGAGTTCTTGTGATCTTCTGATAAGCGTAAGGCTAAATCGCTGGCGACAAAACCTGCCGCTCCCGTTACCAATATTCTTTTCATTTCTTTCTATTTGCTAATACTTCCACTGTCTTGAGCCATCTCGACACGGTCATATTTTGTCCCAGTTCCTTACTCTCCATGGCCATATGGCGCAGAGTCGAATCGGGCAGTTTTACCATATTTGAAAGTACGCGTTCCAAATCCTTTTTATTCTTTGCCTTGAAGGCAAAACCATTTTGACCTTCATTTAAAAATGCCGTAGCCGAATTTACTTTATCTGAGAGAATCAGGGGAAAGCCCGCTGCGGCAAATTCTTGAACCACGACACCCCAAGGTTCTTTGTGGCTTGGCAGAACGAAGATACCTCCTTTGGACATAAATTCTTTCATTTCTGCGGGCTGCAGAAATCCGTGATGGAAAATGGATGGATGATTTACACGCTCATCCCACAATTCTCCGGTTCCTACACAATGCAGCTCCCACCCCTTTGGACTCAACTCGATAAAGGCATTCCACAAATCAAAGATTCCCTTAAACTCAAGGTATCGCCCGACATAAACAATCCTTTTTGGAAAGTCGGCTTTTTCATTCGCAGTTTTTATCGAAGCAAATGCGGCTTCATCAGCAGTGTAGAAGCCTGTGAAGATTTCGTTTCTCTTGAAGCCCATTTTCTCGGCGTATACTTTTTGTGGTTCGCCGGAAACGAAGGCATAGTCAAAGAGCCGTTTATACTTCGACTTTGCTCTGAGTGATGAGGCTCTGTCTTTTAAAGAGCCCACAAACGCATTGTCAGAAATCAAAACCCTATTGACATCGTAAGGTATTGCCTGCATAGTTGCTATATAGCCTTCATCAATCCAACCGCTACAGAAGATAGCTTGTGCATCAATACCTCTTGCGAATGAGATGAGCCCATCATCGTCAAAATCGTTACGATCGTAGTAGGTCGCTTTGGAAGATTCGTTGAACTCAAAGGGTGCCTCGGGATTGACCGGATAGGCAAGGACGTGTACCTCTACTCCTGAAGCAGCCAAGCGCTCAAAGCAATTCCGAATGTAATCGGCCAA comes from the Cryomorphaceae bacterium 1068 genome and includes:
- a CDS encoding NAD-dependent epimerase/dehydratase family protein, which gives rise to MKRILVTGAAGFVASDLALRLSEDHKNSIVIVDNLRTGSLGNVPKGVHDNIHFIKCDVNLYEDISSVFYAYQFDYVFHYAALVGVKRTLKNPVKVLDDIAGIKNVLNLSKNTGVKRVLYSSSSEVYGEPVEIPQNEQTTPLNSRLPYAIVKNIGEAFLRSYEQEFGLEYTIFRFFNTYGPKQSKDFVVSKFINAALENRDIPVYGDGLQTRTFCFISDNTEACVKAFYNDEVVNDVINIGSNIEVTILELAQTIIKATNSKSKIIHLPPLAEGDMTRRMPDNSKMLKILGRDLMPLEEGIKHVLHSDQFAAH
- a CDS encoding glycosyltransferase family 4 protein; its protein translation is MKVIFLYTELADYIRNCFERLAASGVEVHVLAYPVNPEAPFEFNESSKATYYDRNDFDDDGLISFARGIDAQAIFCSGWIDEGYIATMQAIPYDVNRVLISDNAFVGSLKDRASSLRAKSKYKRLFDYAFVSGEPQKVYAEKMGFKRNEIFTGFYTADEAAFASIKTANEKADFPKRIVYVGRYLEFKGIFDLWNAFIELSPKGWELHCVGTGELWDERVNHPSIFHHGFLQPAEMKEFMSKGGIFVLPSHKEPWGVVVQEFAAAGFPLILSDKVNSATAFLNEGQNGFAFKAKNKKDLERVLSNMVKLPDSTLRHMAMESKELGQNMTVSRWLKTVEVLANRKK